A section of the Streptomyces sp. CG1 genome encodes:
- the cas3 gene encoding CRISPR-associated helicase Cas3' — protein MRRLSVEVDETAWGKARGLDPELPPYPLVRHLLDAAAVALFLWDRYLSESQRRCIAEGMGIAGDLGQARAVTALCAGLHDVGKLSGFQLCDARAGERLSDAFRKDQGRIGVERMPHEVAGTHAVAAVLAALGFRDGDDSVNGAVRRVAEIIGGHHGRFHEVVDLHPANMDLLGGPTWARQREAHASVVFELLDAPVLPVRVEAAAAVLVTGVVILADWLVSQEEYLRRRQRELSTTLDVHFERSCADAQHLVCEAGLLPVELERKDFAEAYGITGRPNPLQQSVVEELVAAVGPDGSGADGGRRAGILLVTAAPGDGKSETALEAERVLSERFGTRGFVFLLPTMATSDQMYGRVAGVVARQAGEGAGLTLTHSMAWLNSAYAEDEAGGLQVLTCEGEEDGVDGPVRREVDMRPRRWLRGAKRPLLAQFAVGTVDQALMGVLPVRHNALRLLALSGKTFILDEAHAYDPYMQVLLGRLLNWLGWYGVPVVLLSATLPASVSDRLIKEYLKGAGLKKSELRGRTFRAPYPGWLYVDAADGRSTQMSPARQAEQVAARRMRLSVQVEPVVHGTGGGGRNRLAVIERLLEPVIEGEGGCALVVCNTVADAQQTYLSLRTYVTGRGQAGGAEEVQLLHARFPGEERERRTQTVTAGLGRSGPRPERRIVVATQVVEQSLDLDADVVISDLAPLALLLQRAGRCWRHEKWWEQHGRPQGRERPAWAKCPRLVVLDPLAEGRGVPGQWGEVYAEFLLQATSEVLTRRGKRPIAIPEDVQELVEEVHGDTGDRFAWDDPAKSAAYTAYRGKELADRSVGDVLVIPRARSVPGLYRLHHLQGAEEEWEAATRLGVDAVRLLCVYVHADGTTTLDEGATRPLPGLDGDLTTDDVRAVMARTIPVNADWFKGELGNLRVPDGWVEHPLLGDLVMLRQPYAEGRARPVPVGGKSLHLDPELGLVRM, from the coding sequence ATGCGCAGGCTGTCTGTGGAGGTGGATGAGACCGCGTGGGGGAAGGCGCGTGGGCTCGATCCGGAGCTTCCGCCGTATCCGCTGGTGCGGCATCTGCTCGATGCGGCGGCCGTGGCACTGTTCCTGTGGGATCGGTACCTCTCGGAGAGCCAGCGCCGCTGCATCGCGGAGGGCATGGGAATCGCTGGCGATCTGGGCCAGGCGCGGGCGGTGACTGCGTTGTGCGCTGGGCTGCACGACGTGGGGAAGCTGTCGGGCTTCCAGTTGTGTGATGCGCGTGCTGGTGAGCGGTTGAGTGACGCTTTTCGCAAGGACCAGGGGCGTATCGGCGTGGAGCGGATGCCGCACGAGGTGGCGGGGACGCATGCCGTCGCTGCGGTTCTGGCCGCGTTGGGGTTCCGGGACGGGGATGACTCTGTCAACGGGGCGGTGCGCAGGGTCGCGGAGATCATCGGTGGCCATCATGGACGCTTCCATGAGGTTGTGGATCTGCACCCAGCGAACATGGACCTGTTGGGTGGTCCGACCTGGGCGAGGCAGCGGGAGGCGCACGCGAGCGTCGTGTTTGAGCTGCTGGACGCACCGGTGTTGCCGGTGCGGGTGGAGGCGGCAGCTGCGGTCTTGGTGACCGGTGTTGTGATTCTGGCGGACTGGCTGGTCAGCCAGGAGGAGTATCTGCGCCGTCGGCAGCGGGAGTTGAGTACCACGCTGGATGTGCATTTTGAGCGGTCGTGCGCGGATGCCCAGCACCTGGTGTGCGAGGCAGGTCTGTTGCCGGTGGAGCTGGAACGGAAAGACTTTGCTGAGGCGTACGGCATTACGGGGAGGCCGAATCCGCTGCAGCAGTCGGTGGTGGAAGAACTCGTGGCGGCCGTCGGCCCGGACGGTTCGGGGGCCGACGGCGGGCGGAGGGCCGGCATTCTGCTGGTGACCGCGGCTCCGGGGGACGGCAAGAGCGAGACCGCTTTGGAGGCGGAGCGGGTGCTGTCGGAGCGGTTCGGCACGCGCGGGTTTGTGTTCTTGCTGCCGACCATGGCGACGAGCGACCAGATGTATGGGCGGGTGGCTGGCGTGGTGGCCCGGCAGGCGGGGGAGGGGGCCGGGCTGACCCTGACGCACAGCATGGCCTGGCTCAACAGCGCGTATGCCGAGGATGAGGCGGGTGGGCTGCAGGTGCTGACGTGTGAGGGGGAGGAGGACGGTGTGGATGGGCCGGTGCGGCGGGAGGTGGACATGCGGCCACGGCGCTGGCTGCGTGGTGCGAAGCGGCCGTTGCTGGCGCAGTTCGCGGTGGGAACGGTGGACCAGGCGCTGATGGGGGTGCTGCCGGTGCGGCACAACGCGCTGCGGCTGCTGGCGTTGTCCGGCAAGACGTTCATTCTGGACGAGGCGCACGCCTATGACCCTTATATGCAGGTGCTGTTGGGCCGGTTGCTGAACTGGCTGGGCTGGTACGGGGTGCCGGTGGTGTTGCTGTCGGCGACGTTGCCCGCCTCGGTGAGTGACCGGTTGATCAAGGAGTACCTGAAGGGGGCCGGCCTGAAGAAGTCCGAGCTGAGGGGGCGCACGTTCAGGGCGCCGTATCCGGGCTGGCTGTATGTGGATGCGGCTGACGGGAGGTCTACGCAGATGTCCCCGGCGCGGCAGGCGGAGCAGGTCGCGGCGCGGCGGATGCGGTTGTCGGTGCAGGTGGAGCCGGTCGTCCATGGGACGGGCGGGGGTGGACGGAATCGGCTTGCGGTGATCGAGCGGTTGCTGGAGCCGGTCATCGAGGGTGAGGGCGGCTGCGCTCTTGTGGTGTGCAACACCGTTGCGGATGCACAGCAGACCTACCTCAGCCTCCGCACGTACGTGACAGGTCGAGGGCAGGCTGGTGGAGCTGAGGAGGTGCAACTGCTGCACGCCCGGTTCCCGGGTGAGGAGCGTGAGCGGCGTACCCAGACGGTGACGGCTGGGCTGGGGCGTTCCGGGCCTCGGCCGGAGCGGCGGATTGTGGTGGCGACCCAGGTGGTGGAGCAGTCGCTGGACCTGGATGCAGATGTGGTCATCAGCGATCTGGCCCCCCTGGCCCTGTTGCTACAACGGGCGGGCCGTTGCTGGCGGCACGAGAAGTGGTGGGAGCAGCACGGGCGCCCGCAGGGCCGGGAGCGGCCGGCCTGGGCGAAGTGCCCGCGGCTGGTAGTGCTGGACCCGCTGGCCGAGGGGCGGGGTGTACCGGGGCAGTGGGGGGAGGTGTACGCCGAATTCCTCCTCCAAGCGACCTCCGAGGTCCTGACGCGGCGGGGGAAGCGGCCTATCGCGATCCCGGAGGATGTGCAGGAGCTGGTCGAGGAGGTGCACGGCGACACCGGGGACCGGTTCGCGTGGGACGATCCAGCGAAGTCTGCCGCGTACACCGCCTATCGGGGTAAGGAGTTGGCGGACCGGAGCGTGGGGGACGTGCTTGTCATCCCCCGTGCGCGCAGTGTGCCGGGCCTGTACCGGCTGCACCATCTGCAGGGCGCGGAAGAGGAGTGGGAGGCGGCGACCCGGCTCGGCGTCGACGCCGTCCGCCTGCTGTGCGTCTATGTTCACGCCGACGGAACTACCACCCTGGACGAGGGGGCCACCAGGCCGCTTCCAGGCTTGGACGGAGACCTCACGACGGACGACGTGCGGGCTGTGATGGCCCGTACCATCCCGGTCAATGCCGACTGGTTTAAAGGGGAGTTGGGCAACCTGCGGGTTCCTGATGGGTGGGTGGAGCATCCGCTGCTCGGTGACCTCGTGATGCTGCGGCAACCTTACGCAGAGGGCCGGGCGCGCCCGGTGCCGGTGGGTGGCAAGAGCCTGCACTTGGACCCGGAGTTGGGCCTAGTGCGCATGTGA
- a CDS encoding SAM-dependent methyltransferase: protein MSIERPPINSSVPHSARIWNYWLGGKDCYEIDRQVGDQIAAANPGILDTARAQRAFLVRAVEYLVRDAGIRQFLDVGTGLPTADNTHEVAQRLLPEARIVYVDHDPVVLVHAEALLTSTPEGATDYIDADLRNPEDILEQAARTLDFTQPMALILLGIAAHVTDDSVYGIVDRLVAALPSGSYLVFCDSTDVIHPEQQRAMVEQWNEASDNPRVNRSPDQLARFFDGLEMLEPGLVSTSRWRPEGNGSQERAEVDNFGGVALKP from the coding sequence ATGTCCATCGAACGCCCGCCGATCAACAGCAGCGTGCCGCACTCCGCCCGCATCTGGAACTACTGGCTGGGCGGCAAGGACTGCTACGAGATCGATCGGCAGGTCGGCGACCAGATCGCCGCGGCCAACCCGGGGATCCTCGACACCGCCCGGGCGCAGCGCGCGTTCCTCGTCCGAGCAGTGGAGTACCTCGTCCGCGACGCCGGCATCCGCCAGTTCCTGGACGTGGGCACCGGCCTGCCCACCGCCGACAACACCCACGAGGTCGCCCAGCGACTGCTGCCCGAGGCACGGATCGTCTACGTCGATCACGACCCGGTCGTCCTCGTGCACGCCGAGGCGCTGCTCACCAGCACACCCGAGGGCGCGACCGACTACATCGACGCCGATCTGCGGAACCCGGAAGACATCCTCGAACAGGCTGCCAGGACACTGGACTTCACCCAGCCCATGGCCCTGATCCTCCTGGGTATTGCCGCGCACGTCACCGACGACTCCGTATACGGCATCGTGGACCGTCTGGTCGCCGCCCTGCCGTCCGGCAGCTACCTCGTGTTCTGCGACAGCACTGACGTCATCCACCCCGAGCAGCAGCGCGCCATGGTCGAGCAGTGGAACGAGGCGAGCGACAACCCTCGCGTCAACCGCAGCCCCGACCAGCTCGCGCGCTTCTTCGACGGCCTGGAGATGCTGGAGCCCGGCTTGGTCTCGACGTCTCGCTGGCGCCCCGAGGGCAATGGCTCTCAAGAACGCGCTGAAGTCGACAACTTCGGCGGCGTGGCGCTGAAACCGTAG
- a CDS encoding head decoration protein has product MIQPYTASVTMTANRDWLASRHGTDSTETITLDLQKLTKDAHYVEATAGQPHGYVRSGVPVGRITASGLYGTYEPAAKDGREVLAGLVYAEALFTPGTTRVPAALFWHGTVNAAKIPGGIDTAKIAPNPAGAQIRFLEAVSA; this is encoded by the coding sequence TTGATCCAGCCGTACACCGCCTCCGTCACCATGACTGCGAACCGGGACTGGCTCGCCTCCCGGCACGGCACCGACTCCACGGAGACCATCACCCTCGACCTGCAGAAGCTAACCAAGGACGCCCACTACGTCGAAGCGACCGCAGGCCAGCCGCACGGCTACGTACGCTCCGGTGTCCCGGTCGGCCGCATCACCGCGTCTGGCCTGTACGGCACATACGAGCCGGCTGCGAAGGACGGCCGGGAAGTCCTCGCCGGCCTCGTCTACGCCGAAGCCCTCTTCACGCCCGGCACGACCAGGGTGCCTGCGGCGCTGTTCTGGCACGGCACGGTGAACGCGGCGAAGATTCCCGGCGGAATCGACACGGCGAAGATCGCCCCTAACCCAGCTGGCGCACAGATCCGGTTCCTCGAGGCGGTGAGCGCGTGA
- a CDS encoding major capsid protein — MSVADLLKNVSVADLTVYARSIPTPTDFLLTQSVFAETKVQDVKWRVRQSKRRVNTASYRAYDSSVPFATRQAESTQTEGTLPALGQKLLVGEMEQLLLDATRGADEDRLIDLLYDDTERHVEAIRSRLELAAGDVLIDGKFTLAGENGLTIEVDYGVPAANMPTAPKPWSDPDADPIADELRWIDYLDSIGAPAPEMVITSRKAWSHLASNGAYRAAYYGTPTGGQTPTATLNPEQVNSVRGTYGLPPVTLYKAQVWQDDVSKRVLPEDRWIMLPPDRAKWGQTQYGTTTESLALSRGTNPQIEREDAPGIIITRDAEDDPVQIWTKGAATAMPVLYAPDCHITATVL, encoded by the coding sequence GTGAGCGTCGCAGACCTCCTCAAGAACGTCTCCGTCGCGGACCTGACCGTCTACGCCCGCTCGATCCCGACCCCTACGGACTTCCTACTCACCCAGAGCGTCTTCGCCGAGACCAAGGTCCAAGACGTGAAGTGGCGAGTGCGCCAGTCCAAGCGGCGCGTCAACACCGCCTCCTACCGTGCGTACGACTCCAGCGTGCCGTTCGCGACGCGGCAGGCCGAGTCCACGCAGACCGAGGGCACCCTGCCGGCGCTGGGCCAGAAGCTCCTCGTCGGCGAGATGGAACAGCTCCTCCTGGACGCGACTCGTGGCGCAGACGAGGACCGACTGATCGATCTGCTCTACGACGACACCGAGCGGCACGTCGAAGCCATCCGCTCCCGCCTCGAGCTGGCAGCTGGTGACGTCCTGATCGACGGCAAGTTCACCCTGGCCGGGGAGAACGGCCTGACAATCGAAGTCGACTACGGCGTGCCAGCGGCGAACATGCCGACCGCGCCGAAGCCGTGGAGCGACCCGGACGCGGACCCTATCGCGGACGAGCTGCGGTGGATCGACTACCTCGACTCCATTGGCGCCCCTGCACCGGAAATGGTGATCACCTCCCGGAAGGCGTGGTCCCATCTGGCGTCCAACGGCGCCTACCGGGCGGCCTACTACGGCACCCCCACAGGCGGCCAGACCCCGACCGCAACCCTGAACCCCGAGCAGGTCAACTCGGTACGCGGCACATACGGGCTGCCGCCGGTGACCCTCTACAAGGCACAGGTGTGGCAAGACGACGTGTCGAAGCGAGTCCTGCCAGAAGACAGATGGATCATGCTGCCGCCCGACCGAGCGAAGTGGGGCCAGACCCAGTACGGCACCACAACCGAGTCGCTCGCCCTGTCCCGGGGCACGAACCCGCAGATCGAGCGCGAGGACGCCCCCGGCATCATCATCACCCGTGACGCCGAGGACGATCCGGTGCAGATCTGGACCAAGGGCGCCGCGACCGCGATGCCCGTCCTGTACGCACCGGACTGCCACATCACGGCGACTGTCCTGTGA
- the aspS gene encoding aspartate--tRNA(Asn) ligase: protein MIHTTSRVLVSGLREHVGQTVSVSGWANTLRLQSKMQFVVVRDHTGMVQVTHKRGGEGDEVETGLEGLTTESAVRITGRVVDNPIVKLGGLEIIPETVEVLNRAETPLPIDEQTGLEHRLDWRFLDVRRRPQAQLLFAVQTTFEQGMREYAYRQGCTEMHTPKLMGTASESGAEVFKLGYFDRSAYLAQSPQFFKQMAISAGVDKVFEIGPVFRAEPSFTSRHATEFTGVDVELAWIDGVEDVMAFEEQMLVHAIAKVADTHGEAIQETFGVEVTVPTTPFPRITMAETQEILRSKGWDPAGVKEDLDPEGERGIAAHIKEQTGHEWVFVTHYPTSIRPFYHMRSADNQGVTLSFDLLWKGLEVTTGAQREHRYDVLLKQAAEKGMSTEPMQDYLNAFRYGCPPHGGLGMGLGRVLMVMLGLDSIREATFLFRGPNRLTP from the coding sequence ATGATCCACACGACTAGCCGTGTACTGGTGTCTGGCCTGCGAGAACATGTCGGGCAGACGGTTTCTGTGTCGGGCTGGGCGAACACACTCCGCCTGCAGAGCAAGATGCAATTCGTCGTCGTCCGTGACCACACCGGAATGGTGCAGGTCACCCACAAGCGCGGCGGCGAAGGCGACGAGGTTGAGACTGGGCTGGAGGGGCTAACGACGGAGTCCGCCGTCCGGATCACCGGCCGCGTGGTCGACAATCCGATCGTGAAGCTCGGCGGCCTGGAGATCATCCCGGAAACGGTCGAGGTTCTGAACCGGGCAGAGACGCCCCTGCCCATCGACGAGCAGACCGGTCTCGAACACCGCCTGGACTGGCGCTTCCTCGACGTACGGCGCCGGCCGCAAGCGCAGTTGCTGTTCGCCGTGCAGACCACGTTCGAGCAAGGGATGCGCGAGTACGCCTATCGCCAGGGGTGTACCGAGATGCACACCCCGAAGCTGATGGGCACCGCCTCGGAGTCCGGCGCCGAAGTGTTCAAACTCGGCTACTTCGACCGCTCCGCCTACCTGGCTCAGTCGCCTCAGTTCTTCAAGCAGATGGCGATCTCAGCGGGCGTCGACAAGGTCTTCGAGATCGGGCCCGTCTTCCGCGCTGAGCCGTCATTCACCTCGCGGCACGCCACGGAGTTCACGGGCGTGGACGTGGAGTTGGCGTGGATCGACGGGGTCGAGGACGTGATGGCATTCGAGGAGCAGATGCTCGTCCACGCCATCGCCAAGGTCGCCGACACACACGGTGAGGCGATCCAGGAGACGTTCGGTGTCGAGGTCACCGTGCCGACGACACCGTTCCCGCGAATCACGATGGCCGAGACGCAAGAGATCCTGCGGTCCAAGGGCTGGGACCCGGCCGGTGTGAAGGAGGACCTGGACCCGGAGGGCGAGCGCGGGATCGCAGCGCACATCAAGGAGCAGACGGGGCACGAGTGGGTTTTCGTCACCCATTACCCGACGAGCATCCGGCCCTTCTACCACATGCGGTCGGCGGACAACCAGGGTGTGACGCTCAGCTTCGACCTGCTGTGGAAGGGACTGGAGGTCACGACGGGTGCGCAGCGCGAGCACCGCTACGACGTGCTCTTGAAGCAGGCTGCGGAGAAAGGTATGAGCACCGAGCCGATGCAGGACTACCTGAACGCCTTCCGGTACGGGTGCCCGCCGCACGGCGGTCTGGGCATGGGGCTCGGGCGGGTCCTGATGGTGATGCTGGGCCTCGACTCGATCCGGGAGGCCACGTTCCTGTTCCGTGGTCCGAACCGGCTCACGCCGTAG